Proteins from a genomic interval of Firmicutes bacterium HGW-Firmicutes-1:
- a CDS encoding spore germination protein gives MIQMPSIIYKFFKQWIPKGSTEEKKDPLPITSSIDINVDKIKALFDNTYDLVFRNFMIGGELNLNAALFFINGLTDKISVENHILDPLTHQNRFDVYHNDYDLFFRDLKSSILTLLDISDCFDLNEAIDGILLGKTVLFIDRMPYGIVIDNRKWKDRAIEQPFTEVVIKGSHEGFNETLVTSTSLIRRRLKTPLLTFEQFNIGSLTKTDVVIAYIRGIANEKVLDEIKSRLSRIQVDGILDSGYIEQYIEDAPISIFPTIGNTEKPDVVVSKLLDGRFAIIVDGSPTVLTVPFLFVEALRASEDYYMSPVIASFLRLTRILALFLVVYLPGLYIAISSYHQDIIPTHLMLTMAASTEGVPFSPFIEVLMMSTLFIILKEAGIRMPRAIGQAVSIVGALILGQAAVEAGFVSNPVVMITALAGIGGFVIYPLNSATTILWFAFSVLGSIAGFFGILYGTIFLLIHLVSLRSFGSPYFSPIAPRTTEELVKDVFLRAPLWTLNTGPRAINWKKVDKGNVDKLKFKK, from the coding sequence ATGATTCAAATGCCCTCAATTATTTATAAATTTTTTAAACAGTGGATACCAAAAGGTAGTACTGAAGAAAAAAAAGACCCACTACCCATTACCTCAAGTATTGATATCAATGTTGATAAAATAAAAGCCCTCTTTGATAATACCTATGATCTTGTTTTTAGAAATTTTATGATTGGTGGCGAACTCAATCTAAATGCTGCTCTTTTCTTTATCAATGGCTTAACAGATAAAATTTCAGTAGAAAATCATATTTTAGATCCACTTACCCATCAAAATCGTTTTGATGTATATCACAATGATTATGATCTCTTTTTTAGAGACTTAAAAAGTTCGATCCTAACACTATTAGATATTAGTGACTGCTTTGATTTAAATGAAGCTATTGACGGAATTCTTCTTGGAAAGACCGTATTATTTATTGATAGAATGCCCTATGGAATTGTGATTGATAATCGAAAATGGAAGGACCGGGCAATTGAACAACCGTTTACAGAAGTCGTCATCAAAGGTTCTCACGAAGGCTTTAATGAAACCTTAGTAACCTCTACTTCTTTGATTCGACGTAGGTTAAAAACCCCTTTATTAACCTTCGAGCAATTTAATATAGGTTCACTAACGAAAACAGACGTTGTAATCGCTTATATTCGTGGCATTGCCAATGAAAAAGTTTTAGATGAAATCAAATCACGTCTTTCAAGAATTCAGGTTGATGGCATTTTAGATTCTGGTTATATTGAACAGTACATTGAAGATGCGCCAATATCTATTTTCCCAACAATTGGGAATACGGAAAAACCTGATGTGGTTGTTTCTAAACTTCTAGATGGCAGATTTGCAATTATTGTAGATGGCTCACCTACTGTTTTAACAGTACCGTTCTTATTTGTAGAAGCACTACGGGCGAGTGAGGATTACTATATGTCACCTGTAATCGCCTCTTTCCTACGGTTAACACGCATTCTTGCTTTATTTCTTGTTGTTTATCTTCCGGGGCTCTATATAGCGATTTCTAGTTATCATCAAGATATTATCCCGACCCACCTCATGCTCACCATGGCGGCTTCTACTGAGGGTGTACCTTTCTCTCCCTTTATTGAAGTACTTATGATGTCGACTTTATTTATTATTCTAAAAGAGGCAGGTATTAGAATGCCTAGAGCTATTGGACAAGCTGTGAGTATCGTAGGTGCTCTCATCCTCGGACAAGCTGCAGTAGAAGCAGGTTTCGTCAGTAACCCCGTTGTTATGATTACAGCACTAGCCGGTATCGGTGGTTTTGTGATTTATCCCCTTAATTCTGCTACTACTATATTATGGTTTGCTTTTTCAGTACTTGGTAGCATTGCTGGATTTTTTGGAATTCTTTATGGAACTATTTTCCTATTAATTCATTTGGTTAGCTTAAGATCCTTTGGAAGTCCATATTTCTCTCCTATTGCACCAAGAACAACTGAGGAACTTGTAAAAGATGTTTTTCTTAGAGCCCCTTTATGGACTTTAAATACTGGACCAAGAGCTATTAATTGGAAGAAGGTTGATAAAGGAAATGTAGATAAACTCAAATTCAAAAAGTAA
- a CDS encoding spermidine/putrescine ABC transporter ATP-binding protein, translated as MTNLLSIQQLSYVYHTMQGETLAIENISFSVSKGQFISIVGPSGCGKSTLLSLISGLLAPSLGQIVIDQGVLDNPKHAIGYMLQKDHLFEWRTVYENVLLGLEIAHVKTQENLDYVNELLEKYELKDFKKYRPSQLSGGMRQRVALIRTLALKPDLLLLDEPFSALDYQTRLNVADDMYAIIKKEGKTALLVTHDIAEAISMADEVMVLSKRPASIKARLSVAFNIEDRSPLKSRADHEFSSYFNQIWRELNDIPSTI; from the coding sequence ATAACGAATTTACTTAGTATCCAACAATTATCTTATGTATATCACACGATGCAAGGTGAAACATTAGCAATAGAGAATATCAGTTTCTCAGTCTCAAAAGGTCAATTTATAAGTATTGTTGGCCCAAGTGGTTGTGGTAAATCTACGTTACTTTCATTAATCTCTGGCTTACTAGCACCCTCACTTGGACAAATCGTCATCGATCAAGGCGTATTAGATAATCCAAAGCATGCAATTGGTTATATGTTACAAAAGGACCATCTCTTTGAATGGAGAACTGTATATGAAAATGTTTTACTGGGCCTTGAAATTGCACATGTAAAAACCCAAGAAAATCTTGATTATGTAAATGAATTGCTTGAAAAATATGAACTTAAGGATTTCAAAAAATATCGTCCATCCCAACTTTCAGGTGGCATGCGTCAAAGAGTTGCATTGATTAGAACCCTCGCTTTAAAGCCAGATCTTCTATTACTTGATGAACCCTTTTCAGCACTTGATTATCAAACACGTCTAAACGTAGCCGACGATATGTATGCTATCATAAAAAAAGAAGGCAAAACTGCCCTTCTTGTTACTCATGATATTGCTGAAGCTATCAGTATGGCAGATGAAGTTATGGTTTTAAGCAAACGTCCTGCTAGTATTAAGGCTCGTTTATCAGTTGCGTTCAATATTGAAGATAGATCACCGTTAAAATCACGAGCTGATCATGAATTTAGCAGTTATTTTAATCAGATTTGGAGGGAATTAAATGACATCCCAAGCACAATATGA
- a CDS encoding sulfonate ABC transporter permease produces the protein MTSQAQYDFIKMQHQQKIWIKVYQFFILIGFLGLWELAADLRWIDPFIFSSPMRVITTFLNMLLKGSLLKHIGITLYETLVSFILGGTFGILIAVILWWCERVAKTLEPYLIVLNSLPKTALAPIIIVWLGNTTKSIIFTAISVSIIVTIINVYYGFLQVDVEKIKLIRTFGGHKRDILSKVVIPANYANIISTMKVNIGLSLIGVIIGEFLVAREGLGYLIVYGSQVFKLDWVMMSLIILGILATILYEVILIIERKVQKIGG, from the coding sequence ATGACATCCCAAGCACAATATGATTTTATTAAGATGCAACACCAACAAAAAATATGGATTAAAGTGTATCAGTTCTTTATATTAATTGGTTTTCTTGGATTATGGGAGTTAGCTGCAGATTTAAGGTGGATTGATCCTTTTATTTTCAGCTCACCTATGCGTGTAATAACAACGTTCCTGAACATGTTGTTAAAAGGTTCCTTACTTAAACATATCGGAATTACATTGTATGAGACTTTGGTCAGCTTCATTCTTGGTGGGACCTTTGGAATTCTCATTGCAGTCATCTTATGGTGGTGTGAAAGAGTTGCAAAAACACTCGAGCCCTATCTTATTGTTTTAAATAGTTTACCCAAAACAGCCTTAGCTCCAATTATTATTGTTTGGTTAGGTAATACAACGAAATCTATTATTTTCACTGCTATCAGTGTTTCTATCATTGTTACAATTATTAATGTTTATTATGGTTTTTTACAAGTAGATGTTGAAAAAATCAAGCTTATTCGTACCTTTGGTGGCCATAAACGAGATATTCTATCCAAGGTGGTTATTCCTGCTAATTATGCAAATATTATCAGTACCATGAAGGTCAATATTGGTCTTTCACTGATTGGTGTTATTATTGGTGAGTTTTTAGTAGCTAGAGAAGGATTGGGTTATTTGATTGTGTACGGAAGTCAAGTTTTCAAACTTGATTGGGTAATGATGAGCTTAATTATTTTAGGGATTTTGGCAACTATCCTTTATGAAGTTATTCTTATTATTGAACGGAAGGTTCAGAAAATCGGAGGTTAA
- a CDS encoding aldo/keto reductase, which produces MKKMNIGNGALSASEISLGCFRIADMSNKDLTTLIHTALEEGIDFFDHADIYGGGRAEEAFGQAIDLSSSIRESMFLQTKCGIRKGYFDFSQEHILEAVDGSLKKLKTDYLDVLLLHRPDALVEPEEVAQAFSKLWSSGKVRHFGVSNQKPMQIELLKKYVDQNIIINQLQLSITNTGMIDAGLNVNMEIDPSIDRDGSILDYCRLKDITIQAWSPFQYGFFEGVFLNNDKFPELNKKIDEIAEQKGVPNTAIAVAWILRHPAKIQPIVGTTNVARLKDICKASDITLSRQEWYEIYRAAGNILP; this is translated from the coding sequence ATGAAGAAAATGAATATTGGTAATGGAGCCTTAAGTGCATCAGAGATATCTCTGGGGTGTTTTAGGATTGCAGATATGTCGAATAAAGATTTAACTACACTTATTCATACTGCATTAGAAGAAGGAATAGATTTTTTTGATCATGCAGATATTTATGGTGGTGGTAGAGCGGAAGAGGCCTTTGGCCAAGCAATAGATTTGAGTTCTAGTATTCGAGAAAGCATGTTTCTTCAAACAAAGTGTGGAATACGTAAAGGCTATTTTGACTTTTCACAGGAACACATTTTAGAAGCTGTCGACGGTAGTTTGAAAAAATTAAAAACAGATTATCTAGACGTATTATTATTACATCGTCCAGATGCACTAGTAGAGCCAGAAGAAGTAGCCCAAGCTTTTTCAAAACTTTGGAGTAGTGGAAAAGTAAGACATTTTGGGGTGAGCAATCAAAAGCCTATGCAAATTGAACTACTCAAAAAATACGTGGATCAAAACATTATCATTAATCAATTACAGCTAAGTATAACAAATACAGGTATGATTGATGCAGGTCTCAATGTGAACATGGAGATTGACCCCTCCATTGACAGAGACGGAAGTATTTTAGATTATTGCAGATTGAAGGATATTACTATTCAAGCATGGTCACCTTTTCAATATGGTTTTTTTGAAGGGGTATTCTTAAATAATGATAAGTTCCCTGAACTTAACAAAAAGATTGATGAAATTGCAGAGCAAAAAGGAGTTCCTAATACAGCAATTGCAGTAGCTTGGATATTAAGACACCCAGCAAAGATACAACCAATTGTAGGAACGACAAATGTAGCACGCTTGAAAGATATTTGTAAAGCGTCAGATATTACGCTTTCAAGACAGGAATGGTATGAAATATATAGAGCAGCTGGCAATATACTTCCATAA
- a CDS encoding aldo/keto reductase has product MQYRRLGKTGMKVSEISLGSWLTYGNSTEKETAIHTIDKAYELGINFFDTANVYATGQAEIVVGEALRKHPRESYVLATKVFWPMGDGPNDKGLSRKHVFEQAHASLKRLGVDYLDIYYCHRYDPETPVEETLRTIEDLIRQGKILYAGVSEWTAAQIQEALQVADKYLLDRIVVNQPLYNMLNRTIESEIIPMSEKNGISQVVFSPLAQGVLTGKYKDLQQLPAGSRATDPNSNYFIGRFLNENNLAKVTNLDNVAKELNITMPQLAIAWILRQSNVASALIGASRPSQVEENVSASGIKLSTEVIQKIEEILV; this is encoded by the coding sequence ATGCAATATAGAAGATTAGGCAAAACTGGAATGAAGGTAAGTGAAATCAGTCTAGGCAGTTGGCTAACATATGGCAACTCAACCGAAAAGGAAACTGCAATTCATACAATTGACAAGGCTTATGAGCTTGGAATCAATTTTTTTGATACAGCAAATGTTTATGCAACAGGCCAAGCAGAGATTGTTGTCGGAGAAGCACTTAGAAAGCATCCGAGAGAATCTTATGTACTGGCGACTAAGGTTTTTTGGCCCATGGGTGATGGACCAAATGATAAAGGTCTTTCAAGAAAACATGTATTTGAGCAAGCACATGCAAGCCTTAAACGCCTTGGTGTTGATTATTTAGACATATACTATTGTCATCGTTATGATCCTGAAACACCAGTAGAAGAAACACTACGAACAATTGAAGATTTAATTCGTCAAGGGAAAATATTATATGCGGGTGTTAGTGAGTGGACAGCGGCGCAAATACAGGAAGCCCTTCAAGTTGCTGATAAATATTTGCTTGATAGAATCGTAGTAAATCAGCCACTATATAATATGCTAAATAGGACGATTGAATCTGAAATAATACCAATGAGTGAAAAGAATGGCATCAGTCAGGTTGTGTTTTCTCCTTTGGCACAAGGTGTATTAACTGGAAAGTACAAGGATCTACAACAGTTACCAGCAGGAAGCCGTGCTACTGATCCAAATTCAAATTACTTTATTGGAAGGTTTTTAAATGAAAACAACCTAGCAAAGGTTACGAACTTGGACAATGTTGCAAAGGAATTAAACATTACGATGCCTCAATTAGCGATTGCATGGATTTTGAGACAGTCTAATGTAGCTAGTGCACTTATTGGAGCGAGTAGACCAAGCCAAGTAGAAGAAAATGTAAGCGCTTCGGGAATAAAGTTATCAACTGAGGTTATTCAAAAGATAGAGGAAATCCTAGTATAG
- the xth gene encoding exodeoxyribonuclease III, whose protein sequence is MKFISWNVNGIRACVQKGFLEFFQSENADVFCLQETKLQAGQIDLALEGYHQYWNYADKKGYSGTAIFSKEKPMEVFYDIGQAKHDTEGRVITLEFKDFYIVTVYTPNTQRNLTRLDYRMEWEDEFLKYLKELDMKKPVIFCGDLNVAHKEIDLKNPKTNKNNAGFTEEEREKISTVFESGFIDTYRYFYPDKVGAYTWWSYMMNARSTNAGWRIDYFCISMRLKDRLKDAKIYTEVLGSDHCPVGLEIN, encoded by the coding sequence ATGAAATTCATATCATGGAATGTAAACGGTATTAGAGCTTGTGTTCAGAAGGGCTTTTTAGAGTTCTTTCAGTCAGAAAATGCAGATGTTTTTTGCTTACAGGAGACAAAGCTTCAAGCTGGTCAAATCGATTTAGCACTTGAAGGTTATCATCAATATTGGAACTATGCGGATAAAAAAGGTTATTCTGGTACAGCAATCTTTTCAAAGGAAAAACCCATGGAGGTTTTTTATGACATTGGACAAGCCAAACATGACACAGAGGGTAGAGTGATTACTTTAGAATTTAAGGATTTTTATATAGTGACGGTATATACGCCAAATACCCAAAGAAATTTAACTAGATTGGATTACCGAATGGAATGGGAAGATGAATTTCTTAAGTACCTTAAAGAACTAGATATGAAAAAGCCTGTTATATTTTGTGGAGACTTAAATGTAGCACATAAAGAGATTGATTTAAAGAACCCGAAAACAAATAAAAACAATGCTGGTTTCACAGAAGAGGAACGTGAAAAAATCAGCACAGTTTTTGAGAGCGGTTTTATTGATACCTATAGATATTTCTATCCCGACAAGGTTGGAGCATACACCTGGTGGTCATACATGATGAATGCAAGATCAACAAATGCTGGTTGGCGTATCGATTATTTTTGCATTTCTATGCGATTAAAGGATAGATTAAAAGATGCGAAAATCTATACTGAGGTGTTAGGATCAGACCATTGCCCAGTAGGGCTTGAAATCAATTAA
- a CDS encoding histidine kinase: MKSLRLLVVCFLLLLSVNTNCIAKTTELELTEDEKTFIKEHPLIHLGIDPQFVPFEFIDSDGSYKGIASDYIKLLSEKIGIGMVIERDLTWEEAYELAVEKRIDVLPCVSKTTEREQYFLFSEPYYSFQRVIVVNESNNTINGLEDILQTKVAVQSNSSHHSFLKNYPSIEVSLYSTGEAALAAVTNGQETAFIGNLATSSYLIKANGFTHLKFIEIDSNENQELYFAVRNDWPELVSIINKGLVSITEEEKIEINNRWIGLENGIDYGPFIRIVAVVGLVFLLVLFVSVYWIVQLKKEVAKRIQIEEDLMQAKEEADIANNIKSSFLARMSHEIRTPLNAITGMAYLIKKTDVNQTQKIYLEKITQASHNMLGIINDILDFSKIEAGKVEIERVSFNLDKVLQQVVSIVAFKIEEQKIEFNLNKDPKIPSNFWGDPKRLEQILLNVINNAVKFTSIGEVSLAIRILTREAPFLQLEFSIKDTGIGMSSEQVDQLFTPFSQGDSSINRRFGGTGLGLSIVKSLVEMMGGEIKASSVEGEGSTFIIVLVLEVDQEKEFEDKQKIAAVYMHDVKAIVLEKGVANLHLIEGYLGSFGMKAEMVTSQTQVIELLEACETENSKPYDLLILDYDTPFEGGLEFIAKIRNNSQITSKPKVMMMIPLMREDLFEKIENFDIEIGITKPIIPSVLYNGILEIFKVKALESKEVYALMPFNKNQKLDRVYRVLVVEDNKKNQFIAKSILEQVGIEVTLADHGEEGVAYFIEHQKGIDLILMDLHMPILNGYEASAQIRRFDISIPIVAMTADAIAGVEEECKRVGINYYISKPFDPDKFVETLVNILRLQNEVKSEVHEAKRVVVEKGNVANILDEVDGLRRMGNKLELYLMVLAEYLDENKDIEEELTKAIQNHNYSEAIQIVHKNKGGSGNIGAKKLQKIASELQRALENGEQNEVERLHKTFVYVLNQLLREIEQKI; the protein is encoded by the coding sequence TTGAAAAGCCTTAGACTTTTAGTTGTATGTTTTCTTTTACTTCTGAGTGTAAATACAAATTGTATTGCAAAAACCACCGAGCTTGAATTGACAGAGGACGAAAAGACCTTTATTAAAGAACACCCTTTGATTCATTTAGGAATTGACCCTCAGTTTGTTCCTTTTGAGTTTATAGATTCTGATGGTTCCTATAAAGGAATAGCATCTGATTATATTAAGTTGTTGAGCGAGAAAATTGGGATTGGAATGGTTATTGAAAGAGATTTGACTTGGGAAGAAGCCTATGAGTTAGCCGTGGAAAAGCGAATAGATGTTTTACCATGTGTGTCTAAAACCACAGAGAGAGAGCAGTACTTTCTTTTTTCTGAACCTTACTATTCTTTTCAGAGAGTTATTGTTGTTAATGAGTCGAACAATACAATAAATGGCCTTGAGGATATTTTGCAAACAAAAGTGGCAGTGCAGTCCAATAGCTCTCATCACAGTTTTTTAAAAAATTACCCAAGTATAGAGGTAAGCCTTTATTCAACAGGTGAGGCTGCGTTAGCTGCGGTAACAAATGGTCAAGAGACTGCTTTTATTGGTAATTTAGCAACGTCTAGTTATCTCATAAAGGCAAACGGTTTTACTCATTTAAAATTCATTGAAATAGATTCAAATGAAAACCAAGAACTATATTTTGCAGTTAGAAATGATTGGCCCGAATTAGTCAGTATCATCAATAAGGGATTAGTAAGCATAACTGAAGAAGAGAAAATTGAAATCAATAATAGATGGATTGGTCTTGAGAATGGGATCGATTATGGACCTTTTATTCGCATTGTTGCAGTTGTTGGCTTAGTGTTCTTACTCGTTTTATTTGTTTCAGTTTATTGGATAGTTCAATTGAAAAAAGAGGTTGCTAAGCGCATCCAAATAGAAGAAGATTTAATGCAGGCAAAAGAAGAAGCTGATATTGCCAACAATATTAAATCTAGTTTTTTAGCGCGTATGTCCCATGAAATAAGAACACCCCTTAATGCCATAACAGGTATGGCTTATTTGATTAAGAAAACGGACGTAAACCAAACTCAAAAGATATACTTAGAAAAGATCACCCAAGCTTCACATAATATGTTAGGGATCATCAATGACATATTAGATTTTTCTAAAATTGAGGCAGGTAAGGTCGAGATTGAAAGAGTTTCCTTCAACTTGGACAAAGTTTTACAACAGGTTGTGAGCATTGTGGCTTTTAAGATTGAAGAGCAGAAGATTGAATTTAACTTGAATAAGGATCCAAAGATACCAAGTAATTTTTGGGGAGACCCAAAAAGGCTGGAGCAAATTTTACTCAATGTCATTAATAATGCGGTAAAATTTACGAGTATAGGAGAAGTTTCTTTGGCGATACGTATATTGACCAGGGAAGCCCCCTTTTTACAATTAGAATTTAGCATTAAGGATACGGGAATTGGTATGTCTAGTGAACAAGTAGATCAACTTTTTACGCCTTTTTCCCAAGGAGATTCAAGTATTAACAGACGTTTTGGTGGTACAGGACTTGGATTGTCTATAGTAAAAAGTTTAGTTGAAATGATGGGTGGGGAAATTAAGGCTTCAAGTGTTGAAGGAGAAGGTTCTACTTTTATTATAGTGTTGGTTTTGGAAGTTGATCAAGAAAAAGAATTTGAAGATAAACAAAAGATAGCAGCTGTGTATATGCACGATGTCAAGGCGATTGTACTTGAAAAAGGAGTTGCAAATCTACATCTTATAGAAGGCTATCTTGGTTCATTTGGTATGAAAGCAGAAATGGTCACTTCCCAGACCCAGGTTATAGAATTACTTGAAGCATGTGAAACTGAAAACTCAAAGCCATATGATTTGCTCATTTTGGATTATGATACGCCTTTCGAGGGAGGTCTTGAGTTTATAGCAAAAATTAGAAACAATTCTCAAATAACGAGTAAACCTAAAGTGATGATGATGATTCCTCTCATGAGAGAGGATCTATTTGAAAAAATTGAAAATTTTGATATTGAAATTGGCATTACGAAACCTATTATACCCTCTGTTCTCTATAATGGTATTCTTGAGATCTTTAAAGTCAAGGCATTAGAGTCAAAAGAAGTCTATGCACTTATGCCTTTCAATAAGAATCAGAAATTAGATAGAGTATATCGAGTGTTGGTGGTTGAAGATAATAAAAAGAACCAGTTTATTGCTAAATCCATTTTAGAACAAGTTGGAATTGAAGTGACATTGGCAGATCATGGAGAAGAAGGTGTTGCGTATTTTATAGAACACCAAAAGGGAATTGATTTAATCCTTATGGATTTGCATATGCCTATATTGAACGGATACGAGGCATCAGCTCAAATTAGAAGGTTTGATATAAGTATTCCGATAGTGGCGATGACTGCAGATGCCATTGCAGGTGTTGAAGAGGAATGTAAGCGTGTGGGCATTAATTATTATATCAGCAAGCCCTTTGATCCTGATAAGTTTGTGGAAACCTTGGTCAATATCTTGAGGTTGCAAAATGAAGTTAAAAGTGAAGTCCATGAAGCCAAAAGGGTGGTGGTAGAAAAGGGTAATGTGGCCAATATTTTGGATGAAGTAGACGGCTTACGCCGGATGGGGAATAAATTGGAGTTATATCTGATGGTTTTAGCAGAATATTTGGATGAGAATAAAGATATCGAAGAAGAACTCACGAAGGCGATACAAAACCATAATTATAGTGAAGCCATTCAGATTGTGCACAAGAATAAAGGCGGTTCAGGAAATATTGGAGCAAAAAAATTGCAAAAAATAGCTTCAGAACTTCAAAGAGCCCTTGAAAATGGTGAGCAAAATGAAGTAGAGAGGTTGCATAAAACTTTCGTTTACGTATTAAATCAACTTTTAAGAGAAATAGAACAAAAGATTTAA
- a CDS encoding two-component system response regulator: protein MNAKILIVDDSKTDRMIISNILSDCELICACDGVEAMELINANLDLDIIILDLNMPRMNGFEVLEAINHDPIYSKMVTIILTNYDETENEIRGLDLGAVDYIRKPLNIESLRKRIEVHLNLRSARKSIEQQNQVLEETVSNRTRELVITRDITIHALIGLLEVRNIESSNHTKRTQWMMKELCEQLKKKHPYIESLTDDYITELFKTAPLHDIGKVGIPDNILLKPGKLDKEEFEIMKKHTTYGVEALSHELHSGDVPIFIQTAIEVAGTHHECFDGSGYPSGLKGKEIPLPGRLMTIVDVYDAITSQRVYKPAFDHDYALDFIRSESGKKFDPEIVIAFIEIERDILNISHQFIQNIPEEE, encoded by the coding sequence ATGAATGCAAAAATTCTGATTGTTGATGATTCGAAGACAGATAGGATGATTATTAGTAATATACTGAGTGACTGCGAATTGATTTGTGCTTGTGATGGAGTGGAAGCTATGGAGCTTATTAACGCCAATCTTGATTTAGATATTATTATTTTAGATTTAAATATGCCGAGGATGAATGGCTTTGAAGTTTTAGAAGCCATAAACCATGACCCCATTTACAGCAAAATGGTTACAATTATTTTGACCAATTATGATGAAACGGAAAACGAAATTAGAGGTTTAGATCTTGGGGCAGTGGACTATATTCGAAAACCCTTAAATATAGAATCTTTGAGGAAAAGGATAGAAGTTCATTTAAATTTAAGAAGCGCACGAAAAAGTATTGAGCAGCAAAACCAGGTTCTAGAAGAAACCGTTTCAAATAGAACGAGAGAATTGGTTATAACTAGAGATATAACTATCCATGCTTTGATTGGATTATTGGAAGTAAGAAATATTGAGTCAAGTAATCATACAAAAAGAACACAATGGATGATGAAAGAGCTTTGTGAACAATTAAAAAAGAAGCATCCATATATAGAGAGCTTAACAGATGACTATATTACAGAACTCTTCAAAACAGCACCCTTACATGATATTGGAAAAGTAGGCATTCCTGATAATATTCTCTTAAAACCAGGAAAGCTAGATAAAGAAGAGTTTGAGATTATGAAGAAACATACAACATATGGGGTTGAAGCCTTAAGTCATGAATTACATAGTGGGGATGTGCCTATATTTATTCAAACAGCTATAGAGGTTGCAGGAACACATCACGAGTGTTTTGATGGATCTGGATATCCATCAGGATTAAAGGGAAAAGAAATTCCGCTCCCAGGCCGACTCATGACAATTGTAGATGTATATGATGCGATAACGAGTCAAAGGGTATACAAGCCTGCCTTTGATCATGATTATGCTTTAGATTTTATCAGAAGTGAAAGTGGGAAAAAATTCGATCCAGAAATCGTAATAGCTTTTATTGAAATAGAAAGGGATATTCTCAATATATCTCATCAATTTATTCAAAATATACCAGAAGAGGAGTGA